The following coding sequences lie in one Megalodesulfovibrio gigas DSM 1382 = ATCC 19364 genomic window:
- the rpiA gene encoding ribose-5-phosphate isomerase RpiA, producing MHVSLLQNGWLPQQASEGSQAGFLRMGLGGAVMNETMKVHKQEAARAALELVRPGMVVGLGHGSTVLWAVRLLGQWLHEGKLHDVTTVPCSMLVEREARALGIPLKQLDDVSRLDLVLDGADELTPNLDCIKGGGGALLKEKILAQATGKLVLIADSSKLSPALGTHWPVPVECIPWGRRFQAAFLESLGATVVLRRDAEGRAFQTEQGNIILDCDFGPIADPARLARQLAARAGIVEHGLFLGMAGEALLAGPQGLQRLRRQ from the coding sequence ATGCATGTGTCGTTGTTGCAAAACGGCTGGTTGCCGCAGCAGGCATCGGAAGGCTCGCAAGCCGGGTTCCTCCGCATGGGATTGGGAGGCGCGGTCATGAACGAGACCATGAAAGTGCATAAGCAGGAGGCCGCCCGGGCGGCGCTGGAACTGGTGAGGCCCGGCATGGTGGTGGGCCTGGGCCATGGCAGCACCGTGCTCTGGGCGGTGCGCCTGCTGGGGCAATGGCTGCACGAAGGCAAACTGCACGATGTGACCACCGTGCCGTGCAGTATGCTTGTCGAACGCGAGGCCCGCGCCCTGGGCATTCCCCTCAAGCAGCTGGACGACGTGTCGCGCCTGGACCTCGTGCTGGACGGGGCGGACGAGCTGACGCCGAATCTGGACTGCATCAAGGGCGGCGGCGGCGCCCTGCTCAAGGAAAAAATCCTGGCTCAGGCCACGGGAAAGCTCGTGCTCATCGCAGACAGCAGCAAGCTCTCCCCGGCCCTGGGCACCCACTGGCCCGTGCCCGTGGAATGCATCCCCTGGGGCAGACGGTTCCAGGCGGCCTTTCTGGAGTCCCTGGGGGCCACAGTGGTGCTGCGGCGCGATGCCGAGGGCCGGGCCTTTCAGACAGAACAAGGCAACATCATTCTGGATTGCGACTTCGGCCCCATTGCCGATCCCGCCCGTCTGGCCCGGCAGTTGGCCGCCCGGGCCGGGATTGTGGAGCACGGCCTCTTTCTGGGCATGGCCGGCGAAGCGTTGCTTGCCGGACCGCAAGGCCTGCAACGTCTGCGGCGTCAGTAG